In a genomic window of Mucilaginibacter sp. KACC 22063:
- a CDS encoding DUF4136 domain-containing protein — protein MKRVIYLSLIALGVMLSSACSTYNYYKAGASTLNVSRYKSFAWMADPKEGEIRPLRNGKIYAGNVYYNNPQAVEAIKSATILSLQSKGLRQQNDDPDLLVHFSSTVGRGTRLDYYSTYPYWGWGGGWYRPYWGWGFGYGWGGYGGWGATYAVPENYKQGTIVIDLIDSKTRKIVWRGFGVGELHHNPQKTINELPKVIDGIFKQLPAAM, from the coding sequence ATGAAAAGGGTAATATATTTATCGCTGATAGCATTGGGTGTAATGCTAAGTTCAGCCTGTTCAACTTACAATTATTACAAAGCCGGCGCAAGTACCCTTAACGTTTCGAGGTATAAGTCTTTCGCCTGGATGGCAGATCCAAAAGAAGGCGAGATTCGACCGCTTAGAAACGGAAAAATTTATGCAGGCAATGTTTATTACAACAACCCTCAAGCTGTTGAAGCCATAAAATCTGCAACTATTTTATCGCTTCAAAGCAAAGGCCTGAGACAACAGAATGATGATCCGGATTTACTGGTACATTTTAGTTCTACAGTGGGCCGCGGTACCCGTTTAGATTATTATTCTACTTACCCATATTGGGGTTGGGGTGGCGGTTGGTATCGCCCTTACTGGGGATGGGGCTTCGGTTATGGCTGGGGTGGTTACGGTGGTTGGGGCGCAACCTATGCTGTGCCTGAGAACTACAAACAAGGCACCATCGTTATTGACCTGATTGACAGCAAAACCCGTAAAATTGTATGGCGTGGTTTCGGTGTAGGCGAACTGCATCACAACCCACAAAAAACAATTAATGAGTTACCAAAAGTTATTGACGGTATCTTTAAACAGCTTCCGGCTGCTATGTAA
- the atpG gene encoding ATP synthase F1 subunit gamma, with translation MANLKEVRNRIASVNSTQQITKAMKMVSAAKLKRATNAIVQLRPYATKLKEMLANLSASLEDGSSPYLQEREPVRVLVVVVTSNRGLAGAFNANAIKTANALIAEKYATQYRAGNVSIVAIGKKAQEFYERRKYNVIGNNNEVYSDLNFINVSKITEDIMEGFVNGKYDRVELVYNHFRNAAVQILTTEQLLPVPKSEAGESSKAPQVDYILEPSQEEIVSQLIPKNIKIQLYRAVLDSNASEHGARMTAMDKATENAGDLLKSLKLSYNQARQAAITTELTEIVSGAAALSNG, from the coding sequence ATGGCTAATTTAAAGGAAGTAAGAAATCGTATTGCATCTGTAAACTCAACTCAGCAGATTACCAAGGCCATGAAAATGGTTTCGGCGGCTAAGTTGAAACGTGCAACCAATGCTATTGTCCAACTACGCCCTTATGCTACCAAGCTAAAGGAAATGCTGGCTAACCTTTCGGCAAGCCTTGAGGATGGTTCATCACCTTACCTGCAAGAGCGCGAGCCGGTACGTGTGCTGGTAGTGGTTGTTACCTCTAACCGTGGTTTGGCAGGTGCATTTAATGCCAATGCCATTAAAACTGCTAACGCACTTATTGCCGAAAAGTATGCTACGCAATACAGGGCAGGCAATGTATCAATTGTTGCTATCGGTAAAAAAGCACAGGAGTTTTACGAACGCCGTAAATACAATGTAATTGGTAACAATAACGAGGTTTACAGCGATCTGAATTTCATCAATGTCTCAAAAATTACTGAAGACATTATGGAAGGCTTTGTTAACGGTAAATATGATCGTGTAGAACTGGTTTATAACCACTTCAGAAATGCAGCGGTACAAATCTTAACTACCGAGCAGTTATTACCTGTTCCAAAATCAGAAGCTGGCGAAAGTTCAAAAGCTCCGCAGGTTGATTATATCCTTGAGCCATCTCAGGAAGAAATTGTTTCTCAATTAATTCCTAAGAACATCAAGATCCAGCTTTACCGTGCGGTACTTGATTCAAATGCTTCTGAACATGGTGCACGTATGACAGCTATGGACAAGGCAACTGAAAATGCCGGTGATCTGTTAAAGAGCCTGAAACTTTCATACAACCAGGCACGCCAGGCTGCAATTACAACCGAGCTTACCGAGATTGTAAGTGGTGCAGCTGCATTATCAAACGGATAA
- a CDS encoding S8/S53 family peptidase, whose amino-acid sequence MTKRYLILFLYILIFSSTTVYAQQTLVSDSKKAELSALASQYDQAYQAQKAKITQSAKAFNWQLLRKQKNGGIISLHRINSLGFPVFIKTDNNTTAAATTRTNLVQPGGSLNLNLNGSSTFLNGKLAMWDGGSVLANHQEFSGKTILIKDASASVSEHSTHVAGTMIAKGVYAPAKGMSFGATTLSSYDFDNDVTEMTAAAPNLLLSNHSYGELAGWNYDDSNSRWEWYGLPGDSVDYNFGFYDTQAQAWDKIAYNAPYYLIVESSGNSRSYNGPAIGGDYWGYRSKTDQTLVDKGARPAGISNNDGYDIIPDFANAKNILTVGAVNPLPQGPTNRNDVSIAFFSSWGPTDDGRVKPDICGMGVNVLSTGSSTSTSYVTLSGTSMAAPNVTGSLQLLQEYYAQKNNGAFMKSATLKGLACHTAFDAGNVGPDYIYGWGLLDMQKAAQAITDNGTKSLIKENTLAQSATQTFNVISSGNGPLIASISWTDPQGTVSADGTINDRTPKLVNDLDIRVSDGSNNYLPWTLNPAQPALAAIKGDNIRDNIEQIYIDGAIPGKSYTITVSHKGTLQSGSQAYSLIVTGVGGAAYCASAPTSSADSKINNFTLSNINNTSPAGCTTYNDYTNQTILLEQARVYPLSLTLGTCGTNFNKIAKVYADWNGDGDFDDANELISTTGVINGTGTYSTNIAVPQDVIVGNYSRLRVVLTETTDANAVLPCGTYDKGETQDYRIQFTQPSVDAGLTAINGSTAAGACSGPTNITVTIKNYGSTAISNVPVTVNITSPANIVTALNDTYTGTIAAGEQADFTLSQTFNASAGATYSISGSTNVANDPISVNNQATATLVVAPQPVPDNLSAYYCLNTKAYQLSGTASGTLLWYQNANDNIPVAAGSTTTTTAAPVNNTYYAGVNDFSATVGPPSKSTFTGGGYNQFTPGVKIYTAIPIVINSARLYIGNSGSITFTATDSTGQIVATTTINAVATRTTPAAGESADDPADQGKVYDLNLVLPNAGTYVISVAFNDNATIYRSNAGVTGYPFSAGNIFSITGNNATPNSTNYYYYFYNMQVSSYGCASVSRKAVTLVKPVITQNGTVLSSNYTSGNQWYFNGTPISGATGQTFSPVESGNYQVAVSVSTGCTSISDSVRFALVALHPDNSDIGLALFPNPASSTLNVVFVAKANADATFSFINSIGQVMRTEKRTVTTGNYSTALNVSTLKPGTYILRLTLGSKVYASKIVIIP is encoded by the coding sequence ATGACTAAACGCTACCTTATTCTGTTTTTGTATATACTTATATTTTCCTCTACAACAGTTTATGCACAGCAAACATTAGTAAGCGATAGTAAAAAGGCAGAGCTTAGCGCATTGGCCAGCCAATATGACCAGGCATATCAGGCACAAAAAGCAAAGATCACACAATCGGCAAAGGCATTTAACTGGCAGCTTTTGCGCAAACAAAAAAACGGCGGCATTATATCCCTCCACAGAATCAATAGCCTTGGGTTCCCTGTATTTATAAAAACAGATAATAATACCACGGCAGCGGCAACCACCCGCACAAATCTTGTACAGCCTGGCGGTAGTTTAAACCTCAATCTTAACGGCTCAAGTACATTTTTAAACGGCAAACTGGCCATGTGGGATGGCGGTTCTGTTTTAGCCAATCACCAGGAATTTTCCGGAAAAACAATTTTAATTAAAGATGCTTCGGCAAGCGTATCTGAGCATAGTACCCACGTAGCGGGCACCATGATTGCCAAAGGTGTATATGCACCCGCAAAGGGCATGTCATTCGGGGCAACTACCCTATCATCTTATGATTTTGATAACGATGTAACCGAAATGACGGCTGCCGCCCCTAACCTGCTGCTATCAAATCACTCGTATGGTGAATTAGCAGGCTGGAACTACGACGACAGTAATTCGCGCTGGGAATGGTACGGGTTGCCTGGAGACAGTGTTGATTACAATTTCGGTTTTTATGATACACAGGCACAAGCATGGGACAAGATTGCCTACAACGCGCCTTATTATCTTATTGTAGAATCTTCGGGCAATAGCCGCAGTTATAACGGGCCTGCTATTGGCGGCGATTATTGGGGTTATCGAAGCAAAACCGATCAGACATTAGTTGATAAAGGCGCTCGCCCTGCAGGCATCAGTAACAATGATGGCTATGATATTATTCCTGATTTTGCCAATGCAAAAAATATATTAACGGTAGGTGCCGTAAACCCGTTACCACAAGGGCCTACCAACCGCAATGATGTGTCCATCGCTTTTTTTAGTAGCTGGGGGCCAACGGATGATGGCCGTGTAAAACCTGATATATGCGGCATGGGGGTTAATGTGCTTTCAACAGGCAGTTCTACCTCTACATCCTATGTTACGTTATCAGGCACATCTATGGCAGCGCCTAACGTTACAGGCTCTTTACAGCTTTTGCAGGAATATTATGCACAGAAGAATAACGGTGCTTTCATGAAGTCGGCCACGCTGAAAGGCTTAGCCTGCCATACCGCGTTTGACGCCGGTAACGTTGGCCCCGACTACATTTACGGCTGGGGCTTGCTTGATATGCAAAAGGCGGCACAGGCTATTACTGACAATGGTACCAAGAGCTTAATCAAAGAAAACACCTTAGCACAGAGTGCAACGCAAACGTTCAACGTCATATCATCAGGTAACGGACCGCTTATTGCATCCATTAGTTGGACAGACCCACAAGGCACCGTAAGTGCTGATGGTACCATAAACGACCGTACACCTAAACTGGTCAACGATCTTGATATCCGTGTTTCAGATGGCAGCAACAACTACCTGCCCTGGACATTAAATCCGGCACAGCCAGCACTTGCTGCAATAAAAGGTGACAACATCAGGGATAATATTGAACAGATTTATATTGATGGCGCTATCCCCGGAAAATCATATACGATAACCGTTAGCCATAAAGGCACTTTACAATCCGGCAGCCAGGCTTATTCACTTATTGTTACGGGTGTTGGCGGTGCTGCTTATTGTGCATCGGCACCAACGTCAAGCGCCGATTCAAAAATCAACAACTTTACACTTTCAAACATTAACAATACTTCACCCGCAGGCTGTACCACCTATAACGATTACACCAACCAAACTATCTTATTAGAGCAAGCGCGCGTTTATCCGCTAAGTTTAACACTTGGTACCTGCGGCACCAATTTTAATAAGATTGCCAAGGTTTATGCAGACTGGAATGGCGACGGCGACTTTGATGATGCCAACGAGCTTATTTCCACAACGGGCGTAATTAATGGTACAGGCACTTACTCTACCAATATTGCAGTTCCGCAGGATGTGATTGTAGGTAATTATTCACGGCTGCGGGTTGTGTTAACCGAGACTACCGACGCAAATGCTGTTTTACCTTGTGGCACTTATGACAAAGGCGAAACGCAGGATTATCGCATACAGTTTACTCAACCCTCGGTAGATGCAGGCTTAACTGCCATTAACGGCAGTACCGCTGCCGGAGCATGCTCTGGCCCGACAAACATTACAGTAACCATAAAAAACTATGGCAGTACTGCTATAAGCAATGTCCCGGTTACTGTTAATATTACGTCACCTGCCAATATTGTCACCGCTTTAAACGATACCTACACAGGTACCATAGCCGCAGGTGAACAGGCCGATTTTACGCTTTCGCAAACTTTTAATGCATCGGCAGGTGCCACCTATTCCATATCAGGAAGCACCAATGTGGCTAATGATCCTATATCTGTAAACAACCAGGCAACAGCTACACTTGTAGTAGCGCCGCAACCAGTACCTGATAATTTATCAGCTTATTATTGCCTTAATACTAAAGCTTACCAGCTTTCAGGGACAGCTTCGGGTACTTTGCTATGGTATCAGAATGCCAACGATAATATTCCGGTTGCAGCGGGAAGCACAACCACTACAACCGCAGCTCCAGTTAACAATACTTACTACGCCGGAGTGAATGATTTTTCGGCAACAGTCGGCCCGCCAAGCAAAAGCACCTTTACAGGCGGCGGTTATAACCAGTTTACGCCAGGTGTTAAAATCTACACAGCAATTCCGATAGTTATTAATAGCGCAAGGCTGTACATCGGTAATTCGGGCAGCATTACATTTACCGCTACAGACTCTACAGGGCAGATAGTGGCTACTACAACCATTAATGCTGTAGCAACCCGAACCACACCTGCGGCAGGCGAATCGGCAGATGACCCGGCAGATCAGGGTAAGGTTTATGATCTTAACCTTGTTTTACCTAATGCAGGCACTTATGTTATATCTGTAGCATTTAACGATAATGCCACCATTTACCGCAGCAATGCCGGTGTAACCGGCTATCCTTTCAGTGCAGGTAATATCTTTAGTATTACAGGAAATAATGCCACTCCAAACTCTACCAACTATTACTACTATTTCTACAATATGCAGGTAAGTAGTTATGGCTGCGCGTCGGTCTCACGAAAGGCTGTTACCCTTGTAAAACCAGTAATCACACAAAATGGAACTGTTTTGAGCTCAAACTATACATCGGGCAATCAATGGTATTTTAACGGAACACCTATTAGCGGTGCCACAGGGCAAACCTTTTCCCCTGTTGAAAGCGGTAATTACCAGGTTGCTGTAAGTGTAAGTACTGGCTGTACAAGTATTTCAGATAGCGTTCGCTTTGCGCTTGTAGCATTACATCCCGACAATTCTGATATTGGTTTAGCACTTTTCCCGAACCCGGCATCAAGCACATTAAACGTTGTGTTTGTAGCTAAAGCCAATGCAGATGCAACATTTTCGTTCATCAACAGCATTGGGCAGGTAATGCGCACTGAGAAGCGCACCGTAACTACAGGCAACTACAGCACGGCACTTAATGTATCAACCCTGAAACCGGGCACCTATATTTTAAGGCTAACCCTTGGCAGTAAGGTTTACGCCAGTAAGATTGTTATTATACCATAA
- the gldB gene encoding gliding motility lipoprotein GldB, protein MSATLSKAKQFYLIFITLALFCSCNRHSKVDVSNIPVNVNIERFDHDFDKMRTGNMSAQAAVLQQKYGPFYKDYIERILPAGSTRDTGYFNTLRKVFSNKSYLDLKHDVDSVYPNLNKQNEELTDAFRRIKYYFPKKQLPKVYAYFSGFQAQTTIGNGYVGIGLDLFLGADSRFYPALIENFPHYISRHFTPQNIAPRVVEALIREDMYLEKDNDKTFLQKMIYNGKIMYLMDQLLPDVTDSVKIRYTGEQLKWCQEFKSQIWGYFLEENLLYQSDYQKIQQYFNDAPFTPGLGENNNSAPRLGVWTGWQIVKQYMDENPDVTLPQLMADDDAQKILNQSKYRPK, encoded by the coding sequence ATGAGTGCTACCCTTAGCAAAGCAAAACAATTTTACTTAATTTTCATAACACTGGCGCTGTTTTGCAGCTGTAACAGGCATAGCAAAGTTGATGTAAGCAATATACCGGTTAATGTTAATATTGAGCGCTTTGATCACGATTTTGACAAGATGCGCACCGGTAACATGAGCGCTCAGGCTGCGGTGCTGCAACAAAAGTACGGGCCATTTTACAAAGATTATATCGAACGTATTTTGCCAGCCGGAAGCACCCGCGACACAGGCTACTTTAATACCCTGCGTAAGGTGTTCTCCAATAAATCATACCTTGATTTAAAGCACGATGTTGATTCAGTTTATCCTAACCTGAATAAGCAAAATGAAGAACTGACCGATGCTTTCCGCCGGATAAAGTATTACTTCCCTAAAAAGCAGCTGCCAAAAGTATATGCTTACTTCTCAGGCTTCCAGGCGCAGACTACTATAGGCAACGGATATGTGGGTATAGGGCTCGATTTGTTTCTGGGAGCGGATTCAAGATTTTACCCGGCTTTGATCGAAAATTTTCCGCATTATATTTCAAGGCATTTTACACCGCAAAATATTGCACCACGGGTGGTCGAGGCTTTGATAAGAGAAGATATGTATCTTGAAAAGGATAACGATAAAACCTTTCTGCAAAAAATGATCTACAATGGCAAGATCATGTACCTGATGGATCAATTGCTGCCCGATGTTACAGATAGTGTGAAAATAAGGTATACAGGCGAGCAATTGAAATGGTGCCAGGAATTTAAATCGCAGATATGGGGTTACTTTCTGGAAGAAAACTTATTGTATCAAAGCGATTATCAGAAAATACAACAATACTTTAATGATGCGCCCTTTACGCCAGGCTTAGGCGAGAACAATAACTCGGCTCCGAGATTGGGTGTATGGACGGGGTGGCAGATAGTGAAGCAATACATGGATGAAAATCCGGATGTGACGTTGCCGCAGTTAATGGCCGATGATGATGCGCAGAAGATACTGAACCAATCTAAATACAGGCCTAAATAG
- the atpF gene encoding F0F1 ATP synthase subunit B, translating into MEELFDGLLNDHLGFVVWSTVAFVLLLILLGKFAWKPIMAAITERERSIEDALLKAEAAKEEMARLTNENEQLLKEARAERDLILREARQMKDQIVNEAKDAAQEEGARMIEKARLEINSQKAVALAAVKSQVAELSIEIAEKVLRKQFQNKTEQDALVADLLRDVKVN; encoded by the coding sequence ATGGAAGAATTATTCGACGGTTTATTAAATGATCATTTGGGCTTTGTAGTTTGGTCTACAGTTGCTTTTGTGTTATTACTGATCTTGTTAGGTAAGTTTGCCTGGAAACCAATTATGGCAGCCATTACCGAAAGAGAGCGTTCTATTGAAGATGCTTTGTTAAAAGCAGAAGCTGCTAAAGAAGAAATGGCACGCTTAACCAACGAGAACGAGCAGCTTTTAAAAGAAGCACGTGCAGAGCGCGATTTGATTTTGCGTGAGGCACGCCAAATGAAAGATCAGATCGTTAACGAGGCTAAAGACGCAGCACAGGAAGAAGGTGCGCGTATGATTGAGAAAGCCCGCCTTGAAATTAACAGCCAGAAAGCGGTTGCGCTTGCTGCTGTAAAAAGCCAGGTTGCCGAACTTTCTATCGAAATTGCTGAAAAAGTATTACGTAAGCAGTTTCAAAATAAAACAGAACAGGATGCACTTGTTGCAGACTTGCTTAGAGATGTTAAAGTAAATTAG
- a CDS encoding NAD+ synthase: MKIALAQLNYHIGNFDANTARIINTIHKAKENGADLVVFSELCICGYPSRDFLEFKEFIGLCEQSAQKVAEACSDIACIIGIPTYNNKPEGKDLNNSAYFIADGKVQSVVNKALLPNYDVFDEYRYFEPETEFHCIDYKGHRIALTICEDLWNTIENPLYVTRPMDKLIEQNPDVMINIAASPFAYNHDEERIAILSDNASRYKLPLFYVNHVGAHTELIFDGGSLVFDNTGKLVDELPYFEEKIAYYTLNSDASVEPEQEVTLRTDRQSDIEQIYLGLKLGIKDYFTKSGFSRAILGLSGGIDSAVVCALAAEALGPENVMAVMLPSKFSTDHSLKDAQDLIDNLGCKSEKIAIKSITEAFEAALEPQFKGLPFNIAEENIQARSRAVLLMAMSNKFGYILLNTSNKSEAAVGYGTLYGDMCGGISVLGDVYKSQVFQLARYINREREIIPENTIVKPPSAELRPDQKDSDSLPDYDVLDKILAEYIEHRCSSAEIVKMGYDEELVRRVLRLVNISEHKRYQTPPILRVSPKAFGMGRRMPLVGKYLS; encoded by the coding sequence ATGAAGATTGCACTTGCCCAGTTAAATTATCACATCGGGAATTTTGATGCCAATACCGCACGCATTATAAATACCATACATAAAGCAAAAGAAAACGGCGCCGATCTTGTTGTTTTCAGCGAGTTGTGTATATGCGGCTATCCGTCACGGGATTTTTTAGAATTTAAAGAGTTTATAGGCCTGTGCGAACAATCTGCACAAAAAGTAGCCGAGGCTTGCAGCGATATTGCCTGTATCATTGGCATCCCTACTTATAATAATAAGCCAGAAGGAAAGGATCTAAATAACTCGGCCTATTTTATTGCCGATGGCAAAGTACAATCTGTTGTAAACAAAGCATTGCTGCCTAACTACGATGTATTTGATGAATACCGCTACTTTGAACCTGAAACTGAATTTCACTGCATCGATTACAAAGGCCACCGCATAGCACTTACTATTTGCGAAGACTTGTGGAATACCATTGAAAATCCGCTATACGTTACCCGCCCAATGGACAAGCTGATTGAGCAAAACCCTGACGTAATGATCAATATTGCGGCATCGCCTTTTGCCTACAATCACGACGAAGAGCGTATTGCTATTTTAAGCGATAATGCCAGCCGTTACAAGCTTCCTCTGTTTTATGTAAACCATGTAGGTGCCCATACCGAGCTTATTTTCGATGGCGGGTCGCTGGTATTTGATAATACCGGAAAACTGGTTGATGAGCTGCCCTACTTTGAAGAAAAAATAGCTTACTACACCTTAAACAGTGATGCGAGTGTAGAGCCGGAGCAGGAAGTTACCTTACGCACCGACCGCCAAAGCGATATTGAACAGATCTATCTTGGCCTTAAATTGGGTATCAAAGATTATTTCACTAAATCAGGTTTTAGCCGTGCCATACTTGGCTTATCGGGCGGTATAGATTCGGCTGTGGTTTGTGCACTTGCTGCAGAGGCATTAGGACCCGAAAATGTAATGGCGGTGATGCTACCTTCTAAATTCTCAACCGACCACTCTTTAAAAGATGCGCAGGACCTGATCGATAATTTAGGTTGCAAATCTGAAAAGATTGCGATAAAAAGCATTACTGAAGCTTTTGAAGCTGCATTAGAACCACAGTTTAAAGGCTTACCATTTAACATTGCCGAAGAAAACATACAGGCTCGCAGCCGGGCTGTGTTACTAATGGCCATGAGCAATAAATTTGGCTATATCTTATTGAACACCTCAAACAAGAGCGAGGCGGCCGTTGGTTATGGTACTTTATACGGTGATATGTGCGGCGGCATTTCAGTTTTAGGAGATGTTTACAAATCGCAGGTTTTTCAATTGGCAAGATACATTAACCGCGAGCGTGAGATCATCCCGGAAAATACGATTGTTAAACCACCATCAGCAGAATTGAGGCCTGATCAGAAAGACAGCGACTCGTTACCAGATTATGATGTGCTGGATAAAATACTGGCTGAGTATATAGAACACCGCTGTTCATCTGCTGAAATTGTTAAGATGGGTTATGATGAGGAATTAGTGAGAAGGGTATTAAGGTTGGTGAATATTTCGGAGCATAAACGCTACCAGACACCGCCTATTCTGAGGGTTTCGCCGAAAGCTTTTGGCATGGGACGCAGAATGCCTTTGGTAGGAAAATATCTTTCTTAA
- the atpE gene encoding ATP synthase F0 subunit C has protein sequence MTGSIAALGAGLAVIGAGIGIGQVGGKAMEGIARQPEASSKIQTAMIIAAALVEGVALFGVVVALLGK, from the coding sequence ATGACTGGAAGTATTGCTGCGTTAGGTGCAGGTTTAGCGGTTATCGGTGCAGGTATCGGTATCGGTCAGGTAGGTGGCAAAGCCATGGAAGGTATTGCTCGTCAACCTGAAGCTTCTTCAAAAATCCAAACTGCTATGATCATCGCTGCAGCCCTTGTAGAAGGTGTTGCTCTTTTCGGTGTGGTAGTAGCATTGTTAGGCAAATAA
- the atpH gene encoding ATP synthase F1 subunit delta, with product MSEITVAIRYAKSLIDLAQEQNSLEEVRADMGFFVQTLKANTELQAVLRNPIIQHDKKVKILEGIFGDKVTKATLSFFKIMVNKSRAEILYATAQEFINQYDTIKHIVRASVISAAPLSEANRNEIIAEVKRVAGGDVILSEKVDPALIGGFILNIGDRQIDASVNGSLLRLKKDFSQRVIQ from the coding sequence ATGTCTGAAATAACAGTTGCAATAAGGTACGCCAAATCGCTGATCGACTTAGCTCAGGAGCAAAACTCGCTTGAGGAAGTACGTGCAGATATGGGCTTTTTTGTACAAACTTTAAAAGCTAACACAGAGCTTCAGGCCGTATTGCGTAACCCGATTATCCAACATGATAAAAAGGTTAAGATACTTGAAGGTATCTTCGGTGATAAGGTAACTAAGGCAACCCTTTCGTTCTTTAAAATAATGGTGAATAAAAGCCGTGCAGAGATTTTATATGCTACTGCACAGGAGTTTATCAACCAGTATGATACTATAAAACACATCGTTCGTGCATCAGTGATATCTGCTGCCCCGCTTTCTGAAGCTAATCGTAATGAGATTATTGCCGAAGTTAAACGCGTTGCAGGTGGTGATGTTATTTTGAGCGAGAAAGTAGATCCTGCCCTTATTGGCGGATTTATTTTAAACATCGGTGACAGGCAGATTGATGCCAGCGTTAACGGTAGCCTTTTAAGGTTGAAAAAAGATTTCAGCCAAAGGGTAATTCAATAA
- the atpA gene encoding F0F1 ATP synthase subunit alpha translates to MAEVRPDEVSAILRQQLSGFKSETELEEVGTVLQIGDGIARVYGLTQVQSGELVEFENGLQGIVLNLEEDNVGIVLLGATEGVKEGDTIKRTKKIASIRVGEGMLGRVVNTLGQPIDGKGPIAGETYEMPLERKAPGVIYRQPVNEPLQTGIKAIDAMIPIGRGQRELVIGDRQVGKTAVCIDTIINQKEFYEAGKPVICIYVACGQKASTVANIVRTLEEKGAMPYSIVVAANASDPAPMQFFAPFAGAAVGEYFRDTGRPALIVYDDLSKQAVAYREVSLLLRRPPGREAYPGDVFYLHSRLLERAAKINANDEIARQMNDLPESLKGIVKGGGSLTALPIIETQAGDVSAYIPTNVISITDGQIFLESNLFNAGIRPAINVGISVSRVGGNAQIKSMKKVAGTLKLDQAQYRELEAFSKFGSDLDAATKNVIDKGARNVEVLKQGQYAPVSVEKQIAIIYAGTKNLMRQVPVNKIKEFESEYTSQLEMRHPETLAALKAGKFDDQITGVLETVAKELAGKY, encoded by the coding sequence ATGGCAGAAGTAAGACCAGACGAAGTATCAGCAATTTTGCGTCAGCAATTGTCGGGCTTTAAGTCGGAAACTGAATTAGAAGAAGTGGGTACCGTATTGCAGATTGGCGACGGTATTGCACGCGTTTATGGTTTAACACAAGTACAATCAGGCGAGCTGGTTGAGTTTGAGAACGGCCTGCAAGGTATCGTTCTTAACCTTGAAGAAGATAACGTGGGTATCGTATTGTTGGGTGCTACAGAGGGTGTTAAAGAAGGTGATACAATTAAACGTACCAAAAAAATTGCTTCTATCCGTGTAGGTGAAGGCATGCTTGGCCGCGTTGTTAATACATTAGGCCAGCCAATTGATGGTAAAGGCCCTATCGCTGGTGAAACTTACGAAATGCCGCTTGAGCGTAAAGCGCCAGGTGTAATTTACCGTCAGCCGGTAAACGAGCCGCTGCAAACAGGTATCAAAGCTATCGATGCAATGATCCCGATTGGCCGTGGCCAGCGTGAGCTTGTAATTGGTGACCGCCAGGTTGGCAAAACTGCGGTTTGTATCGATACTATCATCAACCAAAAAGAATTTTACGAAGCTGGTAAACCAGTTATCTGTATATATGTTGCTTGCGGACAAAAAGCTTCTACTGTAGCTAACATCGTTCGTACGCTTGAAGAAAAAGGCGCTATGCCTTATTCAATTGTTGTTGCAGCTAACGCTTCTGACCCTGCTCCAATGCAGTTCTTCGCTCCGTTTGCAGGTGCAGCAGTTGGCGAGTACTTCCGTGATACCGGCCGCCCGGCATTGATCGTTTATGATGATCTGTCAAAACAGGCTGTTGCTTACCGTGAAGTATCTTTATTACTTCGTCGCCCACCGGGCCGTGAGGCTTATCCTGGTGACGTGTTCTATCTTCACAGCCGTTTATTAGAGCGTGCTGCTAAGATCAACGCTAACGATGAGATTGCACGCCAGATGAATGACTTGCCAGAATCATTGAAAGGCATTGTAAAAGGTGGTGGTTCATTAACTGCACTTCCAATCATTGAGACACAAGCTGGTGACGTATCTGCTTATATCCCAACCAACGTAATTTCAATTACTGATGGCCAGATATTCTTAGAGTCGAACCTTTTCAACGCAGGTATCCGTCCGGCTATCAACGTAGGTATCTCTGTATCACGTGTAGGTGGTAACGCGCAGATCAAATCAATGAAAAAGGTTGCAGGTACCTTAAAACTTGACCAGGCACAATACCGCGAGTTAGAGGCTTTCTCTAAATTCGGTTCAGACCTTGATGCTGCTACTAAAAACGTAATCGACAAAGGTGCACGTAACGTAGAGGTATTGAAACAAGGCCAGTATGCGCCGGTATCTGTAGAAAAGCAAATTGCAATTATCTACGCTGGTACTAAAAACTTAATGCGCCAGGTGCCTGTAAACAAAATCAAAGAATTCGAAAGTGAATACACCAGCCAACTGGAAATGCGTCACCCTGAAACTTTAGCTGCCCTTAAAGCAGGTAAGTTTGACGACCAGATCACAGGTGTGCTTGAAACTGTAGCTAAAGAGCTGGCAGGTAAATATTAA